In Musa acuminata AAA Group cultivar baxijiao chromosome BXJ2-10, Cavendish_Baxijiao_AAA, whole genome shotgun sequence, a genomic segment contains:
- the LOC135625895 gene encoding cyclin-D2-1-like isoform X1 encodes MPFTPSDHASCGDLLCREDASVLAGDSPGGAVGLVEFPDESDESIAGLIAAETDYSPGFDYPDRFRSKSLDSVARQEAVAWILKVHVYYGFRPLTAYLAVNYLDRFLSSHRLPQNEWALQLLSVACLSLAAKLEETLLPSLLDLQVEGAKFIFEPRTILRMELLVLNALNWRLRSVTPFTFINFFVHKIDPAGKYARSLVSRVTEITLATTKDIKFLSHRPSSLAAASIICATDEVKDLTFVNPGIAASWCTGLIEEGIADCYQSLKQVIVDITRREPPMILPQLRVATPMNMGPSVSSSSSPPNKRRKLNNNC; translated from the exons ATGCCGTTCACGCCATCAGACCATGCCTCCTGCGGCGACCTTTTGTGCAGGGAAGACGCTAGTGTACTCGCCGGAGACTCGCCGGGCGGCGCCGTGGGTCTGGTCGAGTTCCCCGATGAATCGGACGAATCCATCGCCGGGCTCATAGCGGCGGAGACGGACTACTCGCCCGGGTTCGACTACCCGGACCGGTTCCGGTCCAAATCGCTCGACTCGGTGGCGCGCCAGGAGGCCGTCGCCTGGATCCTCAAG GTGCATGTGTACTACGGTTTCCGTCCATTGACGGCGTATCTTGCCGTTAACTACTTGGATCGCTTCCTCTCTTCTCACCGCTTACCG CAAAATGAATGGGCATTGCAACTTCTGTCGGTGGCATGCCTCTCCCTGGCTGCAAAATTGGAGGAGACCCTGCTCCCATCCCTATTAGACTTGCAG GTTGAGGGTGCAAAGTTCATTTTCGAACCTCGCACAATTCTCAGAATGGAGCTTCTCGTGCTCAATGCATTGAACTGGAGATTGCGATCTGTGACACCCTTCACTTTCATTAATTTCTTTGTTCACAAGATCGACCCTGCAGGAAAGTATGCAAGATCTTTGGTTTCACGGGTCACCGAAATTACATTGGCAACAACGAAAG ACATAAAGTTCCTAAGTCACCGCCCATCATCACTTGCTGCAGCTTCCATTATTTGTGCGACCGATGAGGTTAAGGATCTAACATTTGTTAATCCTGGTATTGCAGCATCGTGGTGCACCGGATTAATAGAG gaagggattgcCGATTGCTATCAATCACTCAAGCAAGTAATTGTCGATATAACGAGGAGAGAGCCTCCAATGATTCTTCCGCAACTCAGAGTTGCCACCCCAATGAACATGGGGCCAAGTGTATCATCCTCTTCTTCCCCACCCAATAAaagaaggaagctgaacaacaatTGCTGA
- the LOC135625895 gene encoding cyclin-D2-1-like isoform X2: MPFTPSDHASCGDLLCREDASVLAGDSPGGAVGLVEFPDESDESIAGLIAAETDYSPGFDYPDRFRSKSLDSVARQEAVAWILKVHVYYGFRPLTAYLAVNYLDRFLSSHRLPQNEWALQLLSVACLSLAAKLEETLLPSLLDLQVEGAKFIFEPRTILRMELLVLNALNWRLRSVTPFTFINFFVHKIDPAGKYARSLVSRVTEITLATTKASIICATDEVKDLTFVNPGIAASWCTGLIEEGIADCYQSLKQVIVDITRREPPMILPQLRVATPMNMGPSVSSSSSPPNKRRKLNNNC; encoded by the exons ATGCCGTTCACGCCATCAGACCATGCCTCCTGCGGCGACCTTTTGTGCAGGGAAGACGCTAGTGTACTCGCCGGAGACTCGCCGGGCGGCGCCGTGGGTCTGGTCGAGTTCCCCGATGAATCGGACGAATCCATCGCCGGGCTCATAGCGGCGGAGACGGACTACTCGCCCGGGTTCGACTACCCGGACCGGTTCCGGTCCAAATCGCTCGACTCGGTGGCGCGCCAGGAGGCCGTCGCCTGGATCCTCAAG GTGCATGTGTACTACGGTTTCCGTCCATTGACGGCGTATCTTGCCGTTAACTACTTGGATCGCTTCCTCTCTTCTCACCGCTTACCG CAAAATGAATGGGCATTGCAACTTCTGTCGGTGGCATGCCTCTCCCTGGCTGCAAAATTGGAGGAGACCCTGCTCCCATCCCTATTAGACTTGCAG GTTGAGGGTGCAAAGTTCATTTTCGAACCTCGCACAATTCTCAGAATGGAGCTTCTCGTGCTCAATGCATTGAACTGGAGATTGCGATCTGTGACACCCTTCACTTTCATTAATTTCTTTGTTCACAAGATCGACCCTGCAGGAAAGTATGCAAGATCTTTGGTTTCACGGGTCACCGAAATTACATTGGCAACAACGAAAG CTTCCATTATTTGTGCGACCGATGAGGTTAAGGATCTAACATTTGTTAATCCTGGTATTGCAGCATCGTGGTGCACCGGATTAATAGAG gaagggattgcCGATTGCTATCAATCACTCAAGCAAGTAATTGTCGATATAACGAGGAGAGAGCCTCCAATGATTCTTCCGCAACTCAGAGTTGCCACCCCAATGAACATGGGGCCAAGTGTATCATCCTCTTCTTCCCCACCCAATAAaagaaggaagctgaacaacaatTGCTGA
- the LOC135625605 gene encoding xyloglucan O-acetyltransferase 3-like, whose protein sequence is MEWSVIQRKVGPLLWLLVVSTILALFIMHSSSTFSISIKAVLTQSPLVTTSDVSNQSPSLPANTSGVTPVHNSSSSPQLSADGNEEQCDTSKGKWVKEAGASIYTNLTCPTYPDINNCGKYGKDQSYLYWRWQPDSCDIPRFEPETFLNIVRGKKMAFIGDSLARNQIDSLLCLLSQAETPREVSRDSGGKYVTWYFPPHDFTLMVMWTEYFVEARPRIINGTASNSFEIHLDKVSTNWAEKLPGVDFAVISGGNWFFRGIHLYEEGKMIGCINCRGQNLTEFDVTVTIRRALRTALQYISSCKDCEGLVAFLRTFTSSHFENGSWLTGGYCNRTRPLNETRILLDDVAWEIRKIQLEEIERVRQQESGGKMRFGVLDVTKAMMLRADAHPGDHWTKKSKASVNDCLHWCLPGPIDMWSDLLLATLEKNFLPS, encoded by the exons ATGGAGTGGAGTGTGATCCAGAGGAAGGTCGGCCCTCTGCTGTGGCTACTGGTCGTCTCCACCATCCTTGCCCTCTTCATCATGCATTCATCCTCCACTTTCAGCATCAGTATCAAAGCTGTTCTCACCCAAAGCCCTCTCGTCACCACCAGTGATGTCTCAAACCAAAGCCCTTCTCTCCCTGCTAACACCAGCGGTGTGACGCCAGTGCACAACAGTTCTTCCTCCCCACAACTCTCCGCTG ATGGCAACGAAGAGCAATGCGACACATCGAAGGGCAAGTGGGTGAAAGAAGCAGGAGCATCGATCTACACCAACCTGACATGCCCGACGTACCCTGATATCAATAACTGCGGCAAGTATGGCAAGGATCAGAGCTATTTGTATTGGAGATGGCAACCGGATAGTTGCGACATACCGAGGTTTGAGCCCGAGACGTTCTTGAACATAGTTAGAGGGAAGAAGATGGCCTTCATCGGAGACTCCCTGGCCCGGAATCAGATCGATTCTTTGCTATGCCTCCTGTCTCAG GCAGAGACCCCAAGGGAAGTTTCCAGGGATTCAGGTGGGAAATACGTGACATGGTACTTCCCACCGCATGATTTCACCCTCATGGTCATGTGGACAGAGTATTTCGTAGAAGCGAGACCGAGAATCATAAATGGAACAGCTTCAAACTCATTTGAGATTCACCTGGACAAGGTGAGCACCAATTGGGCAGAGAAGCTTCCTGGTGTAGATTTTGCCGTCATCTCCGGTGGCAACTGGTTCTTCAGAGGGATCCATTTGTACGAAGAGGGAAAGATGATCGGTTGCATCAACTGCAGGGGGCAAAACCTGACAGAGTTCGACGTCACTGTGACCATCAGAAGGGCGCTCAGAACAGCCCTGCAGTACATAAGTTCATGCAAGGATTGTGAAGGGCTTGTCGCCTTCTTGAGGACCTTCACATCGTCACACTTTGAGAATGGCTCTTGGCTCACCGGAGGATACTGCAATAGGACTCGGCCATTGAATGAGACTCGGATACTCCTGGATGATGTCGCCTGGGAGATAAGAAAGATTCAGTTAGAAGAGATCGAGAGAGTAAGACAGCAAGAGAGCGGAGGGAAGATGAGGTTTGGGGTATTGGATGTCACCAAAGCTATGATGCTGAGGGCTGACGCGCATCCTGGGGATCACTGGACCAAGAAATCGAAGGCGAGTGTCAATGACTGCTTGCACTGGTGCTTGCCTGGGCCTATCGATATGTGGAGCGATCTACTGCTTGCGACTCTCGAGAAAAATTTTCTACCTTCTTAG